In a single window of the bacterium genome:
- a CDS encoding BamA/TamA family outer membrane protein: MNRRTNRIPRRCALKNLIGWLILAWLAGPGWTMEPKIQRIDFIGLQRMSKEKAAEAFGLTPGSALRPEELSKNARALLNKLAEAGHYFSRIDSIYYSVSADSCQALVRVYVFEGAAVVQGALRLQGLDSLQQSQLESRLQSRPGRPLDPGRMQQDLDDALNQLELRGHPFCRFDLHALTLDSLDENRQALAVNWKAALGPRLRLNEIQIAGNRVTKKNVILRELRLRPGDIYDPRKISRIRGRLTKLRYFQQVEEPQVFWTQGDEGGLLLRVVEGTASRFDGLLGYVPDSGAQKGYFTGLLDIALGNLLGTGRTLEAHWQKRDQKTQDIKLAYWEPWIVGWPVSAGVSFSQLIQDTIYVQREFGSQFSAPLLENLAVIGQLASVSISPDSIGSYVQGLLRSRTLTASIGVEYDSRDDRINPRHGVYYSTSVQAGRKKNLGPSEVIARQKAKDLINNKRFFLDLEWYLPTLKRQLIAWSLHGRQIKSSEGTLPLPDQFRLGGAKTLRGYREDQFRGAAVAWSNLEWRYLLGRRSRVFLFADGGYFSTQSSALQHNAFKLGYGLGFRLETGLGMMGVDYGMAQGEGLMNGKVHVGLVNEF, translated from the coding sequence ATGAACAGGAGAACAAATAGAATCCCGCGCCGGTGTGCGCTCAAGAATCTGATCGGTTGGCTGATCCTGGCATGGCTGGCCGGTCCCGGCTGGACCATGGAGCCTAAAATCCAGCGTATCGACTTTATCGGCCTGCAGCGAATGAGCAAAGAAAAAGCTGCCGAAGCGTTCGGCCTGACGCCGGGAAGTGCGCTGCGGCCGGAGGAGCTGAGCAAAAACGCCCGTGCGCTTCTCAACAAGCTGGCTGAAGCAGGGCACTATTTCAGCCGCATCGATTCCATTTACTATTCCGTCTCCGCGGACAGCTGTCAAGCGCTGGTGCGCGTTTATGTTTTCGAAGGCGCGGCGGTGGTTCAGGGCGCTTTGCGTCTGCAGGGGCTGGATAGCCTGCAGCAGAGTCAGCTTGAAAGCCGCTTGCAGAGCCGTCCCGGCCGTCCGTTGGATCCCGGCCGAATGCAGCAAGATCTCGATGATGCGCTCAATCAATTAGAGCTCCGCGGCCATCCATTTTGCCGTTTTGATCTGCACGCCCTCACCTTGGATTCACTGGATGAAAACCGGCAGGCGCTTGCGGTCAACTGGAAAGCCGCTCTCGGACCACGGCTGAGATTGAACGAAATCCAGATCGCCGGCAACCGGGTGACGAAAAAGAATGTGATCCTTCGCGAGCTGCGTCTCCGGCCAGGCGATATTTATGATCCGCGCAAGATCTCGCGCATACGCGGCCGTCTGACCAAGTTGAGGTATTTCCAACAGGTCGAGGAACCGCAAGTGTTCTGGACGCAGGGGGATGAGGGCGGTCTGCTGCTGCGGGTGGTGGAAGGCACCGCCAGCCGCTTTGATGGGCTTCTCGGTTATGTTCCAGACTCGGGTGCGCAAAAGGGATATTTCACCGGCCTGTTGGACATCGCGTTGGGCAATCTGCTCGGCACCGGCCGCACTCTGGAGGCGCACTGGCAAAAACGTGATCAAAAGACACAGGACATCAAACTGGCCTATTGGGAACCCTGGATCGTAGGTTGGCCGGTCAGCGCCGGCGTCTCGTTCAGCCAACTGATTCAAGACACCATCTATGTGCAACGGGAGTTTGGCAGTCAATTCAGCGCTCCGTTGCTGGAAAACCTGGCGGTCATCGGCCAACTGGCCAGTGTCTCCATTTCTCCGGATTCCATCGGCAGCTATGTGCAGGGCCTGTTGCGCAGCCGCACGCTGACCGCTTCCATCGGAGTAGAGTACGACAGCCGGGATGACCGTATCAATCCTCGTCACGGCGTTTACTATAGCACCTCGGTGCAGGCCGGCAGGAAAAAAAATCTCGGCCCTTCCGAGGTGATCGCCCGGCAGAAGGCAAAGGATCTGATCAACAACAAAAGATTTTTCCTTGATCTTGAATGGTATCTGCCCACCCTGAAGCGGCAGCTGATCGCCTGGAGCCTGCACGGCCGGCAGATTAAAAGCAGTGAAGGCACGCTGCCGTTGCCGGATCAGTTTCGGCTGGGCGGCGCTAAAACCCTGCGCGGCTATCGCGAGGATCAGTTTCGCGGTGCAGCGGTGGCATGGTCCAATCTGGAATGGCGCTATTTGCTCGGCCGACGTTCACGGGTGTTTCTGTTCGCCGACGGCGGATATTTTTCGACGCAGAGCAGCGCGTTGCAGCACAATGCGTTCAAATTAGGCTATGGA